A genomic stretch from Candidatus Nitrososphaera gargensis Ga9.2 includes:
- a CDS encoding response regulator, producing MEKQHKLLVVDDEPDILYITVRTLQKYFLVDPFTSPIKALAHFEKHANEYTLVLSDIRMPGMSGMEFLNVVKLIRPDIPILVMTAYSASDDEIVGAIPWIAKEEIVHKPFRALEICGAVKKILKITSS from the coding sequence ATGGAGAAACAGCATAAGCTTCTGGTTGTTGACGATGAGCCTGATATACTCTACATCACAGTTCGCACTTTGCAGAAATATTTTCTCGTTGACCCTTTTACCAGTCCGATAAAGGCACTTGCTCATTTTGAAAAACATGCAAATGAGTACACGCTTGTTCTGAGCGATATTAGAATGCCCGGCATGTCTGGAATGGAATTTCTAAATGTTGTAAAGCTGATACGACCGGATATTCCAATCTTGGTAATGACTGCATATTCTGCTTCTGATGATGAAATTGTCGGAGCAATACCTTGGATCGCAAAAGAGGAAATTGTACACAAGCCTTTTAGAGCTTTGGAAATATGTGGCGCTGTGAAAAAGATACTCAAGATAACATCATCTTGA
- a CDS encoding cupredoxin domain-containing protein codes for MGKPGIIAFPVLLVLGAITGYLTYTYFTAAIPQAGIVESPYRKELSASATDEGTGQAAGDQVDKTKFSNVVTIRILQGAAAQGSPDYDPDAAVVPSDALITWVNEDTTLHTATSGKDMSDPDKGKLFDTSYLQPGGEYSIPAADIGSGEHVYFCELHPYMVSTVTVQ; via the coding sequence ATGGGTAAACCCGGAATAATCGCTTTTCCCGTACTCCTCGTGCTGGGTGCAATCACGGGCTACCTGACGTACACATATTTCACCGCTGCAATCCCGCAGGCAGGGATCGTGGAATCGCCGTACCGTAAAGAGCTGTCGGCATCTGCAACAGACGAAGGCACCGGCCAAGCCGCTGGCGACCAGGTCGACAAAACCAAGTTCTCAAACGTGGTGACTATCAGGATCCTTCAAGGAGCAGCTGCGCAGGGAAGCCCGGACTATGATCCGGACGCGGCAGTAGTGCCGTCTGACGCCCTGATAACATGGGTGAACGAGGACACCACCCTCCACACGGCAACAAGCGGCAAAGACATGAGCGACCCTGACAAGGGCAAGCTGTTTGATACCTCGTACCTGCAGCCAGGCGGCGAGTACAGCATACCGGCAGCAGACATTGGCAGTGGCGAACACGTATACTTTTGCGAGCTCCACCCATACATGGTGAGCACAGTAACCGTACAATAA
- a CDS encoding hemerythrin domain-containing protein, translated as MSATDDLLQDHVTIRRLQAVIERCYTLLYDNKDVPFGDLVKIADIMEQFVDQFHHGKEENGYFPETEGKDHYYSEEIRKFLVEHELGRRIAKRARIHLEEFLQGKDAREPLARYLKAYSVFILDHTSKEDRFFTDVKERRSLSESEEKELKREFEHMKHECVRRSGNLVEVLAQLESAEWAR; from the coding sequence ATGAGCGCAACCGACGACCTGCTGCAAGATCATGTCACCATCAGGCGGCTGCAAGCAGTCATTGAAAGGTGCTACACGCTCCTGTATGATAATAAGGATGTGCCTTTCGGCGACCTGGTAAAGATTGCGGACATTATGGAGCAGTTCGTCGACCAGTTCCACCACGGCAAGGAGGAGAACGGCTATTTCCCTGAAACTGAAGGCAAGGACCACTATTATTCCGAGGAGATCCGCAAGTTCCTAGTCGAGCACGAGCTTGGAAGAAGGATCGCAAAAAGGGCCAGGATACACCTTGAAGAGTTCTTGCAGGGCAAGGATGCAAGAGAGCCCCTTGCGCGCTACCTCAAAGCATACTCTGTGTTCATCCTTGACCACACTTCAAAGGAAGATCGGTTCTTTACAGACGTCAAGGAAAGGCGATCGCTGTCCGAGAGTGAAGAAAAAGAGCTGAAAAGAGAGTTTGAGCACATGAAGCACGAGTGCGTACGCAGAAGCGGCAACTTGGTCGAAGTCTTGGCGCAGCTGGAAAGCGCCGAGTGGGCGCGCTAG
- a CDS encoding winged helix-turn-helix domain-containing protein produces the protein MGKYRSRTEIVCQILVTAREIDGVAKTKIMYKAYLSFTQLREYLKLLMDSGLLEHIPERNTYRTTDKGIKMLETCNTMNQLVGREAPT, from the coding sequence TTGGGCAAATACAGAAGCAGGACAGAGATCGTTTGTCAAATTCTGGTCACGGCAAGGGAGATCGACGGCGTCGCCAAGACAAAGATCATGTACAAGGCATATCTTTCATTTACGCAGCTCAGGGAATACCTTAAACTGCTGATGGACAGCGGGCTGCTTGAGCACATTCCGGAAAGGAACACCTACAGGACGACTGACAAAGGCATCAAGATGCTTGAAACCTGCAATACAATGAACCAATTGGTTGGAAGAGAAGCTCCCACTTGA
- a CDS encoding MEDS domain-containing protein codes for MSSADQILQQLDCAYGKHNVLIFGTLDILREFYSRFAKRALEDNDVVVLLSYYEPVKNVYAFLENAGIDVARYKKAHNLFVEDSVEQFFGTSSDFYKFLKILDEGAIHQGKKGVCVLASADAFHLHREVKDLREYENNLSLSKNLKNTSIICMYHAESFAALSKEDQDFVINKHDKVVK; via the coding sequence ATGAGTTCGGCCGACCAGATCTTGCAGCAGCTGGATTGCGCCTATGGCAAGCACAATGTACTAATCTTTGGGACACTAGATATCCTCAGGGAGTTTTATTCACGCTTTGCAAAGCGTGCGCTTGAGGACAACGATGTCGTGGTGCTGCTGTCTTACTACGAGCCTGTAAAGAACGTCTATGCGTTTTTGGAAAACGCTGGCATCGACGTGGCAAGGTACAAAAAAGCCCACAACCTCTTTGTGGAAGATTCTGTCGAACAGTTCTTTGGCACAAGCTCGGACTTTTACAAGTTTTTGAAGATCCTTGATGAGGGGGCGATCCATCAGGGAAAGAAAGGAGTCTGCGTGCTGGCAAGCGCTGACGCGTTCCATCTTCACAGGGAAGTCAAGGACCTGAGGGAATATGAGAACAATCTTTCGCTGTCCAAGAATTTGAAAAACACTTCGATAATATGCATGTACCACGCCGAGAGTTTTGCTGCGCTCTCAAAAGAAGATCAGGATTTTGTAATCAACAAGCACGACAAGGTAGTTAAGTAG
- a CDS encoding chlorite dismutase family protein, with protein MSSETSSPPAPEKQAAVTIFLNFSFFKVDPKWRWLNEIGKEEAAKEFASLVDVANTKMKVRTYSTLGLREDADIMFWMISDTVEKTQVMASKIYSTVLGKYLTQSYVFLSAMRPSVYSSKVIPSFMTDAQPLKYCIVYPFVKSREWYLLPFEERKKMMDEHIAVGRKFPQVRLNTTSSFGLDDQDFMLAFETEDLMAFQELIMQLRETKVSKYVVRDTPMIVCVHREIEEIIKSLG; from the coding sequence ATGTCTTCTGAAACATCATCACCACCGGCTCCCGAGAAGCAGGCGGCAGTAACAATATTTCTCAACTTTTCGTTCTTCAAGGTCGATCCAAAGTGGCGCTGGCTGAACGAGATTGGCAAGGAGGAAGCGGCCAAAGAGTTTGCAAGTCTGGTCGATGTGGCAAACACCAAGATGAAGGTGCGCACCTACTCTACTCTCGGCCTTCGAGAAGACGCCGACATCATGTTCTGGATGATTTCAGACACGGTCGAAAAGACGCAGGTCATGGCTTCCAAGATCTATTCTACCGTGCTTGGCAAGTACCTTACGCAGTCGTACGTCTTTTTGTCGGCAATGAGGCCGTCTGTCTATTCGTCAAAGGTGATTCCCAGTTTTATGACAGACGCGCAGCCATTGAAATATTGCATAGTCTACCCATTTGTAAAATCAAGGGAATGGTACCTACTGCCGTTTGAGGAGCGCAAGAAGATGATGGACGAGCACATTGCCGTGGGGCGCAAATTCCCGCAGGTCCGGCTCAACACTACGTCTTCGTTCGGGCTTGACGATCAGGATTTCATGCTTGCATTTGAAACCGAGGATCTAATGGCATTTCAGGAATTGATAATGCAGCTGCGCGAGACCAAGGTCAGCAAGTACGTAGTCAGGGACACTCCCATGATTGTCTGCGTTCACAGGGAAATTGAGGAAATAATAAAAAGCCTTGGATAA
- a CDS encoding response regulator: MLSPATKRIMVVDDEHDIVAIIQNILKRYGYNNVDSFTNPIEALHEFEGANGSSYDNNRYDLLILDIRMPVISGYEFAKKAKSIDPKIKVILMTAFEIDDDKSRQDLPVMKYDELVKKPFALNSICKAVERQLASQ, encoded by the coding sequence ATGCTCTCTCCTGCTACCAAGCGCATAATGGTGGTGGACGATGAGCACGACATTGTCGCAATAATTCAAAACATATTGAAAAGGTATGGATACAACAATGTCGACTCTTTTACGAACCCGATCGAGGCTCTCCATGAATTTGAAGGCGCGAATGGCTCGTCTTATGACAACAACAGGTACGACCTCTTGATTCTGGATATCCGCATGCCCGTCATATCGGGATACGAGTTTGCAAAAAAGGCCAAGTCGATCGATCCCAAGATCAAGGTGATCCTGATGACTGCTTTTGAAATAGATGACGACAAGAGCCGCCAGGACCTTCCAGTGATGAAATACGACGAGCTTGTCAAAAAGCCGTTTGCTCTAAACTCCATTTGCAAGGCCGTGGAAAGGCAACTTGCCAGCCAGTGA
- the sufC gene encoding Fe-S cluster assembly ATPase SufC, producing MTFLEVKDLHVSIDGKEILSGLNLKVEKGEVHAIMGPNGSGKSTLANAILGHPKYNVESGDILVKGESILDLPTDQRARKGIFLGFQYPTEISGVGYSHFLRNAYNTLNKEDKTREVFLTVREFHEYVKKNLDAVGLDKSFLGRYLNEGFSGGEKKRSEVMQMLVLKPNIAILDEPDSGLDIDAVKAVAEAINKLIETGAGVIVITHYARILRYLTKLDHVHVVAKGKVIKSGGKELSEELEAKGYGWLGIEDDK from the coding sequence ATGACGTTTCTAGAGGTAAAGGATCTGCATGTGAGCATCGACGGCAAAGAGATCCTCTCTGGCCTCAACCTCAAGGTAGAAAAGGGCGAGGTCCACGCGATCATGGGGCCAAACGGCTCTGGCAAGAGTACACTTGCCAATGCCATATTGGGGCACCCAAAGTATAACGTTGAATCAGGCGACATCCTCGTAAAGGGCGAGAGCATTCTTGACCTGCCGACAGACCAGCGCGCAAGGAAGGGGATCTTTCTCGGATTCCAGTACCCGACAGAGATTTCCGGCGTCGGCTACAGCCACTTTTTGAGGAACGCTTACAATACCCTGAACAAAGAGGACAAGACCCGCGAAGTCTTTCTCACAGTGCGCGAGTTCCACGAGTACGTTAAAAAGAACCTCGACGCGGTTGGCCTTGACAAGTCTTTCCTCGGCCGCTACCTCAACGAGGGATTCTCCGGCGGAGAGAAAAAGCGCTCCGAGGTAATGCAGATGCTGGTTCTCAAGCCCAACATTGCCATACTCGACGAGCCGGACTCGGGGCTTGACATCGATGCAGTAAAGGCGGTTGCAGAGGCGATAAACAAACTGATAGAGACAGGAGCCGGCGTGATCGTGATCACACACTACGCAAGGATCTTGCGCTACCTCACAAAGCTCGACCACGTCCATGTAGTGGCAAAGGGCAAGGTTATCAAGTCTGGCGGCAAAGAGCTCTCAGAAGAGCTAGAAGCAAAGGGCTACGGCTGGCTTGGAATAGAGGACGACAAGTAA
- a CDS encoding response regulator, whose translation MPRHSGFELARRTRAIVPDVPIIFMTAFEIDQIEFEKYFHRLR comes from the coding sequence ATGCCAAGGCACAGCGGCTTTGAACTTGCAAGAAGAACCCGGGCCATCGTGCCTGATGTTCCAATAATATTCATGACAGCCTTTGAAATCGATCAGATTGAATTTGAAAAGTATTTCCATCGCTTGAGATAA
- a CDS encoding response regulator produces the protein MPLDWKPLVLLGESDKKMDAALTGMLKRQGVAVVAANTPKELLNLLDKYKEAIDLVCINGRLASERGGLLISRARTIGRNVRVIVVADRDDDRVNILRYGADEFIQKPLSPDVVAAKIMALIAK, from the coding sequence ATGCCTTTGGATTGGAAGCCGCTTGTGCTTCTGGGCGAGAGCGACAAGAAGATGGATGCTGCCCTTACGGGCATGCTGAAACGGCAAGGAGTAGCCGTTGTTGCAGCAAACACTCCTAAGGAACTCTTGAATTTGCTTGACAAATACAAGGAGGCAATCGACCTTGTCTGCATCAATGGCAGGCTTGCGTCCGAAAGGGGTGGGCTTTTGATTTCAAGGGCAAGAACCATTGGCAGGAACGTCAGGGTCATTGTTGTAGCGGATAGAGATGACGATCGAGTCAATATCCTGAGATACGGCGCAGACGAATTTATACAAAAGCCGCTCTCACCCGATGTTGTGGCGGCCAAGATCATGGCGCTGATAGCAAAATAG
- the ahbA gene encoding siroheme decarboxylase subunit alpha, with protein MQANQQQLDEIDKKLLNEIQWVFPLVDRPYLEIANRYSISEQDVMRRIKALKEMGLIRQINAIFDTRRLGYKSALVAFAVRPDKLDQVADRVNEHPGVSHNYERNHEYNMWFTLAVPPGSDMKKDLDRMAALDGVIKYRVLPTLKLYKIGVRLDMVNDDAEKPKPTDEVKEMNPEKVQLTERDKEFIRELQKDLAVVQEPFKEAADNLGITTGELFAKAKEYESTGIMRRFAAILRHRDAGFVANGMVVWNVPEDKIDEVGFKLAAFPQVSHCYRRPVYPDWRFNLFSMVHARSLEAAEKMAVEMSKTIGINDYKILFSSREFKKERVKYFV; from the coding sequence ATGCAAGCAAACCAACAGCAACTTGACGAGATTGATAAAAAGCTGTTAAATGAGATCCAGTGGGTCTTTCCGCTTGTTGACAGGCCGTATCTAGAGATTGCAAACAGGTACAGCATTTCTGAGCAGGACGTCATGCGCCGTATAAAGGCTCTTAAAGAGATGGGCCTCATACGCCAGATAAACGCAATTTTTGACACGCGCAGGCTCGGATACAAGAGCGCGCTGGTCGCCTTTGCCGTAAGGCCGGACAAGCTCGATCAAGTAGCCGACAGGGTAAACGAGCACCCTGGTGTCAGCCACAACTATGAGCGCAACCACGAGTACAACATGTGGTTCACGCTTGCAGTCCCTCCCGGCTCTGACATGAAAAAGGATCTGGATAGGATGGCTGCGCTTGACGGCGTGATAAAGTACCGCGTCCTTCCTACGCTAAAGCTCTACAAGATCGGAGTCAGGCTCGACATGGTGAACGACGACGCCGAGAAGCCCAAGCCAACCGATGAGGTAAAAGAGATGAACCCAGAAAAGGTGCAGCTGACCGAGCGCGACAAAGAGTTCATCCGCGAACTGCAAAAAGACTTGGCAGTAGTGCAAGAGCCCTTCAAAGAGGCTGCAGACAATCTGGGGATAACGACAGGCGAGCTGTTCGCCAAGGCCAAGGAATACGAGAGTACTGGCATCATGAGGCGTTTTGCCGCCATATTGCGCCACCGCGACGCCGGCTTTGTCGCAAACGGGATGGTGGTGTGGAACGTGCCGGAGGACAAGATCGACGAGGTCGGCTTCAAGCTGGCGGCATTCCCACAGGTGAGCCACTGCTACAGGAGGCCGGTCTATCCTGACTGGCGGTTCAACCTGTTCAGCATGGTCCATGCCCGGTCGCTTGAAGCAGCTGAAAAGATGGCAGTCGAGATGTCAAAGACGATCGGCATTAATGACTACAAGATACTATTCAGCTCACGCGAGTTCAAGAAAGAGCGCGTGAAATATTTCGTCTAG
- a CDS encoding response regulator yields MIDRDSQIKIDPGKGIIHIVYDEPDIVSVAISIEREGYAVHSFTNPLEALEDIELRCRKK; encoded by the coding sequence GTGATAGATAGGGATTCTCAGATTAAAATTGATCCCGGCAAAGGCATTATTCACATTGTATATGATGAGCCTGATATCGTTTCTGTTGCCATTTCTATCGAGCGCGAAGGTTATGCCGTTCATTCATTCACAAATCCTCTAGAAGCTCTTGAAGACATTGAATTGAGGTGCAGAAAAAAGTAA
- a CDS encoding DUF1802 family protein, translating into MQALKEWAVVCRALEEGRQVVLLRKGGILEYRQGFEVKHDKFLLFPTFEHQSKDHLQPDYAAKLDEILKEQPAAGSNRITAYAQVVEVKEVSNRTALHSLAKYHVWNESYVNARMDYNPKKPMSVILLRVFKLDQPIMVDSRPEWAGCKSWIPLDMDASGRPVLDDLQFEKLASEVKGVLSIAA; encoded by the coding sequence ATGCAGGCTCTCAAAGAGTGGGCCGTCGTCTGCAGGGCTCTTGAAGAAGGCCGGCAGGTCGTGCTTTTGCGCAAGGGCGGCATACTGGAATACCGGCAGGGCTTTGAAGTAAAGCATGACAAGTTCTTGCTTTTTCCGACGTTTGAGCACCAATCAAAGGATCATTTGCAGCCAGACTATGCAGCTAAACTTGACGAAATTTTAAAAGAGCAGCCTGCGGCAGGCAGCAACAGGATAACCGCATATGCGCAGGTAGTGGAGGTCAAGGAGGTAAGCAACCGCACTGCGTTGCACTCGCTTGCAAAATACCATGTGTGGAACGAAAGCTATGTTAATGCGAGGATGGATTACAACCCCAAGAAGCCTATGAGCGTGATATTGCTGCGCGTTTTCAAGCTCGACCAGCCCATCATGGTCGACAGCAGACCCGAATGGGCCGGCTGTAAGTCGTGGATACCGCTTGACATGGACGCAAGCGGAAGACCGGTGCTGGATGATTTGCAATTTGAAAAGTTAGCGTCTGAAGTAAAAGGAGTGCTGTCAATAGCGGCATGA
- a CDS encoding ATP-binding protein yields MESSNDKIARVITGIEVIQDPHDIQRLYTSLVQSAREEILLLLPTTSAFLREQKIGIVQSLQNAATRGVSVKVLTPTNEKIPPTMEAMFHNKDGNIEVRTIRHKSAIRGSHEARTKILVIDRKEYLVVELKDDSKETFVDAVRLAIYSTTQSTANSYITLFESLWEQSELYEQLEAHDKMQREFINIAAHELRTPIQPIIGMIDLLQAGFEKGSKESKITKEQLELIARNAIRLERLATSILEVARIESNSFSLNKERFDINEKIRNVIRDIKGLSSFGKKLKIRFEAGEPLFVEADKTRIFEVVSNLIGNAIKFTDEGTVTVKAEKQGGDVQVQVRDTGSGIDPEIMPKLFTKFATKSKQGTGLGLYISKKIIEAHGGRIWAQNNEDGRGATFSFTLPLLL; encoded by the coding sequence TTGGAATCCTCAAATGATAAGATTGCCAGAGTGATAACTGGGATTGAAGTTATTCAAGACCCTCATGATATACAGCGGCTATACACCAGTCTTGTCCAGTCTGCCAGAGAAGAGATTCTGTTATTACTTCCGACCACTAGCGCGTTCCTGAGAGAGCAAAAGATAGGGATAGTCCAATCGCTTCAGAATGCGGCCACGCGCGGGGTCAGCGTCAAAGTCCTTACGCCAACCAACGAAAAAATCCCGCCCACAATGGAAGCCATGTTTCACAATAAGGACGGCAATATCGAAGTCAGGACCATAAGACACAAGTCAGCAATCAGAGGTTCTCACGAGGCCCGGACAAAGATACTAGTCATTGATAGAAAAGAGTACCTGGTGGTAGAACTAAAGGACGATTCAAAGGAAACGTTTGTAGATGCTGTACGGTTGGCGATCTACTCAACCACGCAATCCACTGCCAACTCTTACATCACCCTGTTTGAAAGTCTATGGGAACAGTCGGAACTTTATGAGCAGCTGGAAGCGCATGACAAGATGCAGAGGGAATTTATCAACATAGCAGCGCACGAGCTTAGGACTCCGATACAGCCCATCATTGGTATGATAGACCTGCTGCAGGCGGGGTTCGAAAAGGGGAGCAAAGAATCTAAGATTACAAAAGAGCAGCTCGAGCTCATTGCTCGCAATGCAATAAGGTTGGAACGTCTGGCCACGTCCATTCTTGAAGTCGCGAGGATTGAAAGCAACTCGTTTAGTCTAAACAAGGAGAGATTTGACATAAATGAGAAGATAAGAAATGTCATTAGAGATATCAAGGGCCTATCAAGTTTCGGCAAGAAATTGAAAATCCGGTTTGAAGCCGGCGAACCCCTCTTTGTCGAGGCAGACAAGACTAGGATATTTGAAGTGGTGTCTAACCTGATAGGAAATGCAATAAAGTTCACTGATGAAGGCACGGTTACTGTAAAAGCCGAAAAGCAGGGCGGAGATGTTCAGGTGCAGGTAAGAGATACGGGCTCTGGAATTGACCCGGAAATTATGCCAAAGCTATTTACAAAATTTGCCACAAAATCCAAGCAGGGCACGGGGCTTGGGCTTTACATATCCAAGAAGATCATTGAAGCCCATGGCGGCAGGATTTGGGCGCAGAACAACGAGGATGGAAGGGGCGCAACCTTTTCGTTTACTCTGCCACTACTACTATAG
- a CDS encoding aldo/keto reductase: MKYRTLGKSGIKVSEIGFGAWTIGLDWWGKKIDDDEAIRMLKRAYDLGINFYETADMYGKGKSERLMAQAFKDMRNEVIYSTKWGYDMYGAEQIGHSELPQKHDPEFLQFALGKSLERLQTDYVDVYSLHNPKMAAIRNDALFAALDDLVAKGTIKSHGAALGPAIGWKDEGLEAIKNRNITCLQTVYNILEQDPGRDFMREADRHDVGIIVRVPDASGLLTGKVTADTKFDKNDHRSFRKQEFIVEAMQKIENMKPIAKEKGWSITELAIKFILSQKKISVVLPTMISIEEIEMFASISDGKYLSASEAASVEQMYEKNFYVQPIASSNNK, translated from the coding sequence ATGAAATACAGGACACTTGGTAAGAGCGGCATAAAGGTAAGCGAGATCGGCTTTGGCGCGTGGACGATCGGCCTTGACTGGTGGGGCAAAAAGATCGACGACGACGAAGCGATAAGGATGTTAAAACGCGCCTACGACCTTGGAATCAACTTTTACGAGACTGCCGATATGTACGGCAAGGGCAAGAGCGAGAGGCTTATGGCGCAGGCGTTCAAGGACATGCGCAATGAAGTGATCTACTCCACAAAGTGGGGCTATGACATGTACGGTGCAGAGCAGATCGGCCATAGCGAGCTTCCGCAAAAGCATGATCCGGAATTTCTGCAGTTTGCACTTGGAAAGAGCCTTGAAAGGCTGCAGACAGACTATGTCGACGTTTACAGTTTGCACAACCCCAAGATGGCGGCCATCAGGAACGACGCGTTGTTTGCGGCGCTTGACGATCTGGTCGCAAAGGGCACGATCAAGAGCCACGGCGCCGCGCTTGGGCCGGCGATAGGGTGGAAGGACGAGGGCCTCGAGGCGATCAAGAACAGAAACATTACATGTTTGCAGACCGTCTACAACATACTGGAGCAGGATCCGGGGCGCGACTTTATGAGGGAAGCCGATCGCCACGATGTGGGGATAATAGTCAGGGTTCCGGACGCATCAGGACTCTTGACAGGCAAGGTCACCGCGGACACGAAATTTGACAAGAATGACCACCGCAGCTTCAGAAAGCAAGAGTTCATCGTGGAGGCTATGCAAAAGATAGAGAACATGAAGCCGATCGCCAAGGAAAAGGGATGGAGCATCACCGAGCTTGCGATCAAGTTCATACTCTCGCAAAAGAAGATTTCAGTCGTGCTGCCGACGATGATCAGCATCGAAGAGATAGAAATGTTTGCGTCGATCTCTGACGGCAAGTACCTCAGCGCCTCAGAGGCAGCAAGCGTCGAGCAGATGTACGAAAAGAACTTTTATGTCCAGCCTATTGCTTCTTCCAACAACAAATGA
- a CDS encoding cupredoxin domain-containing protein: MRKNIRGLLPLFAIVGGFLVVGAILISSGILPEERAREFRPLTYVSMPSDMKVIQEPTLDENVFIYAINDVAQRGIDIAQRDARVRQILDETTDRKAAVTIAAVQPTVMEDRQSGELLYSSIGQVIITANWQVVDGAPYSEPKNFAEIANKKLESRQQIWHVLVDVDDGQVTQVVQQADRVISDVVKPNLVRADVNMFVPNAIMVDASSTVRWPNSSNLPHNVVGIFNKTAAPDAQGSTGLIPDNNNSTSSSTNDAQSPSVIAIDSGFIQPGRSWQYRFDEAGVFNYLCTIHAEEGMRGTLIIAPSS; this comes from the coding sequence TTGCGAAAAAATATCAGAGGTTTGCTGCCCCTTTTTGCCATCGTTGGCGGGTTTCTAGTAGTTGGCGCGATCCTTATCAGCTCGGGTATTCTTCCTGAAGAAAGGGCGAGGGAATTTCGTCCTCTCACCTATGTCTCGATGCCGTCTGACATGAAGGTGATACAAGAACCAACCCTTGATGAAAATGTGTTCATTTACGCAATCAACGATGTTGCGCAGCGCGGTATTGACATTGCACAAAGAGATGCAAGAGTAAGGCAGATACTTGATGAGACAACAGATAGAAAGGCTGCCGTGACGATTGCTGCCGTCCAGCCCACGGTCATGGAGGACAGGCAAAGCGGAGAGCTTCTTTACAGCTCGATAGGTCAAGTAATAATTACAGCCAATTGGCAGGTGGTTGACGGGGCGCCCTATTCGGAGCCAAAGAACTTTGCCGAGATTGCAAACAAGAAACTAGAGTCGCGTCAACAGATCTGGCATGTCCTTGTTGACGTGGACGATGGTCAGGTTACGCAGGTTGTCCAGCAAGCGGACCGCGTCATTTCTGACGTGGTAAAGCCAAACCTTGTACGCGCGGACGTGAACATGTTTGTGCCAAATGCAATTATGGTAGATGCCAGCTCTACGGTCAGGTGGCCCAACTCTTCAAACCTGCCGCACAACGTAGTGGGCATATTCAACAAGACAGCCGCACCAGATGCCCAAGGCAGTACTGGCCTGATCCCCGATAATAACAATTCAACAAGTAGTAGTACTAATGATGCACAATCGCCGTCTGTAATAGCAATAGATAGCGGGTTTATCCAGCCAGGTAGATCATGGCAGTACCGCTTTGACGAAGCAGGAGTCTTTAACTATCTATGCACGATCCACGCAGAGGAAGGCATGAGGGGGACGCTGATAATAGCGCCTTCTTCATAA